In Apodemus sylvaticus chromosome 8, mApoSyl1.1, whole genome shotgun sequence, one genomic interval encodes:
- the LOC127690884 gene encoding mucin-6-like isoform X35 — translation MRSKYQVILHCSTHQVPGHPPLPCAASTRSSSTAMHSKYQVILHCHAQQVPGHPPLPYTASTRPSSTAMHSKYQVILHCSTHQVPGHPPLPYTASTRPSSTALHSKYQVILHCSTQHAPGHPPLLYTASTRSSSTALHSKYKVILHCSTQHAPGHPPLPYTASTRSSSTALHSMHQVILHCPTQQVPGHPPLPYTASTRSSSTALHSKYQVILHCPTQQAPGHPPLPYTASTRSSSTALHSKYQVILHCSTHQVPGHPPLPYTASTRSSSTALHSKYQVILHCHAQQVPGHPPLPYTASTRSSSTALHTKYQVILHCPTQHAPGHPPLLYTASTRSSSTALHSKHQVILHCPIQQTPGHPSLLYTASTRSSSTALHSKHQVILHCSTQQAPGHPPLPYTASTKSSSTALHSKHQVILHCPTQQVPGHPPLLYTASTRSSSTALHNKHQVILHCHAQQAPGHPPLPYTASTRSSSTALYSKYQVILHCSTQQVPGHPPLPYTASTRSSSTALYSMHQVILHCPTQHAPGHPPLLYTASTRSSSTALHSKHQVILHCSTQQAPGHPPLPYTACTRSSSTALHSMHQVILHCPTQHAPGHPPLPYTASTRSSSTALHSMHQVILHCPTQHAPGHPPLPYTACTRSSSTALHSMHQVILHCPTQQVPGHLPLLYTACTRSSSTALHSMHQVIFHCPTQHAPGHPPLLYTASSGLALDYLRLCLKRKKKRNCSNTAVCCPICLAHTCFLTFKACA, via the exons ATGCGCAGCAAGTAccaggtcatcctccactgcTCTACACACCAAGTAccaggtcatcctccactgcCATGCGCAGCAAGTAccaggtcatcctccactgcCATGCACAGCAAGTAccaggtcatcctccactgcCATGCACAGCAAGTAccaggtcatcctccactgcCCTACACAGCAAGTACCAGGCCATCCTCCACTGCCATGCACAGCAAATAccaggtcatcctccactgcTCTACACACCAAGTACCAGGCCATCCTCCACTGCCCTACACAGCAAGTACCAGGCCATCCTCCACTGCTCTACACAGCAAGTAccaggtcatcctccactgcTCTACACAGCATGCACCAGGCCATCCTCCACTGCTCTACACAGCAAGTAccaggtcatcctccactgcTCTACACAGCAAGTACAAGGTCATCCTCCACTGCTCTACACAGCATGCACCAG gtcatcctccactgcCCTACACAGCAAGTAccaggtcatcctccactgcCCTACACAGCATGCAccaggtcatcctccactgcCCTACACAGCAAGTAccaggtcatcctccactgcCCTACACAGCAAGTAccaggtcatcctccactgcCCTACACAGCAAGTAccaggtcatcctccactgcCCTACACAGCAAGCAccaggtcatcctccactgcCCTACACAGCAAGTAccaggtcatcctccactgcCCTACACAGCAAGTAccaggtcatcctccactgcTCTACACACCAAGTAccaggtcatcctccactgcCCTACACAGCAAGCAccaggtcatcctccactgctctacacagcaagtaccaggtcatcctccactgcCATGCACAGCAAGTACCAGGCCATCCTCCACTGCCCTACACAGCAAGTAccaggtcatcctccactgcTCTACACACCAAGTAccaggtcatcctccactgcCCTACACAGCATGCAccaggtcatcctccactgctctacacagcaagtaccaggtcatcctccactgcCCTACACAGCAAGCAccaggtcatcctccactgcCCTATACAGCAAACACCAGGTCATCCTTCACTGCTCTACACAGCAAGCAccaggtcatcctccactgcCCTACACAGCAAGCACCAAGTCATCCTCCACTGCTCTACACAGCAAGCAccaggtcatcctccactgcCCTACACAGCAAGCACCAAGTCATCCTCCACTGCTCTACACAGCAAGCAccaggtcatcctccactgcCCTACACAGCAAGTAccaggtcatcctccactgctctacacagcaagtaccaggtcatcctccactgcTCTACACAACAAGCAccaggtcatcctccactgcCATGCACAACAAGCAccaggtcatcctccactgcCCTACACAGCAAGCAccaggtcatcctccactgcCCTATACAGCAAGTAccaggtcatcctccactgctctacacagcaagtaccaggtcatcctccactgcCCTACACAGCAAGTAccaggtcatcctccactgcCCTATACAGCATGCACCAG gtcatcctccactgcCCTACACAGCATGCAccag gtcatcctccactgctctacacagcaagtaccaggtcatcctccactgcCCTACACAGCAAGCACCAAGTCATCCTCCACTGCTCTACACAACAAGCAccaggtcatcctccactgcCCTACACAGCATGCAccaggtcatcctccactgcCCTACACAGCATGCAccaggtcatcctccactgcCCTACACAGCATGCAccaggtcatcctccactgcCCTACACAGCAAGTACCAGGTCATCTTCCACTGCCCTACACAGCATGCACCAG gtcatcctccactgcCCTACACAGCATGCAccaggtcatcctccactgcCCTACACAGCATGCAccaggtcatcctccactgcCCTACACAGCATGCAccaggtcatcctccactgcCCTACACAGCAAGTACCAGGTCATCTTCCACTGCTCTACACAGCATGCAccaggtcatcctccactgcCCTACACAGCATGCACCAGGTCATCTTCCACTGTCCTACACAGCATGCAccaggtcatcctccactgctctacacagcaagttctgggcTAGCCCTAGACTAcctcagactctgtctcaaaagaaaaaaaaaaaggaactgctCCAACACGGCAGTGTGCTGCCCTATCTGTCTGGCTCATACCTGCTTCCTGACATTCAAGGCCTGTGCCTGA
- the LOC127690884 gene encoding uncharacterized protein LOC127690884 isoform X25: MRSKYQVILHCSTHQVPGHPPLPCAASTRSSSTAMHSKYQVILHCHAQQVPGHPPLPYTASTRPSSTAMHSKYQVILHCSTHQVPGHPPLPYTASTRPSSTALHSKYQVILHCSTQHAPGHPPLLYTASTRSSSTALHSKYKVILHCSTQHAPGHPPLPYTASTRSSSTALHSMHQVILHCPTQQVPGHPPLPYTASTRSSSTALHSKYQVILHCPTQQAPGHPPLPYTASTRSSSTALHSKYQVILHCSTHQVPGHPPLPYTASTRSSSTALHSKYQVILHCHAQQVPGHPPLPYTASTRSSSTALHTKYQVILHCPTQHAPGHPPLLYTASTRSSSTALHSKHQVILHCPIQQTPGHPSLLYTASTRSSSTALHSKHQVILHCSTQQAPGHPPLPYTASTKSSSTALHSKHQVILHCPTQQVPGHPPLLYTASTRSSSTALHNKHQVILHCHAQQAPGHPPLPYTASTRSSSTALYSKYQVILHCSTQQVPGHPPLPYTASTRSSSTALYSMHQVILHCPTQHAPGHPPLLYTASTRSSSTALHSKYQVILHCPIQQVPGHPPLLYTASTRSSSTALHSKHQVILHCSTQQAPGHPPLPYTACTRSSSTALHSMHQVILHCPTQHAPGHPPLPYTASTRSSSTALHSMHQVILHCPTQHAPGHPPLPYTACTRSSSTALHSMHQVILHCPTQQVPGHLPLLYTACTRSSSTALHSMHQVIFHCPTQHAPGHPPLLYTASSGLALDYLRLCLKRKKKRNCSNTAVCCPICLAHTCFLTFKACA, from the exons ATGCGCAGCAAGTAccaggtcatcctccactgcTCTACACACCAAGTAccaggtcatcctccactgcCATGCGCAGCAAGTAccaggtcatcctccactgcCATGCACAGCAAGTAccaggtcatcctccactgcCATGCACAGCAAGTAccaggtcatcctccactgcCCTACACAGCAAGTACCAGGCCATCCTCCACTGCCATGCACAGCAAATAccaggtcatcctccactgcTCTACACACCAAGTACCAGGCCATCCTCCACTGCCCTACACAGCAAGTACCAGGCCATCCTCCACTGCTCTACACAGCAAGTAccaggtcatcctccactgcTCTACACAGCATGCACCAGGCCATCCTCCACTGCTCTACACAGCAAGTAccaggtcatcctccactgcTCTACACAGCAAGTACAAGGTCATCCTCCACTGCTCTACACAGCATGCACCAG gtcatcctccactgcCCTACACAGCAAGTAccaggtcatcctccactgcCCTACACAGCATGCAccaggtcatcctccactgcCCTACACAGCAAGTAccaggtcatcctccactgcCCTACACAGCAAGTAccaggtcatcctccactgcCCTACACAGCAAGTAccaggtcatcctccactgcCCTACACAGCAAGCAccaggtcatcctccactgcCCTACACAGCAAGTAccaggtcatcctccactgcCCTACACAGCAAGTAccaggtcatcctccactgcTCTACACACCAAGTAccaggtcatcctccactgcCCTACACAGCAAGCAccaggtcatcctccactgctctacacagcaagtaccaggtcatcctccactgcCATGCACAGCAAGTACCAGGCCATCCTCCACTGCCCTACACAGCAAGTAccaggtcatcctccactgcTCTACACACCAAGTAccaggtcatcctccactgcCCTACACAGCATGCAccaggtcatcctccactgctctacacagcaagtaccaggtcatcctccactgcCCTACACAGCAAGCAccaggtcatcctccactgcCCTATACAGCAAACACCAGGTCATCCTTCACTGCTCTACACAGCAAGCAccaggtcatcctccactgcCCTACACAGCAAGCACCAAGTCATCCTCCACTGCTCTACACAGCAAGCAccaggtcatcctccactgcCCTACACAGCAAGCACCAAGTCATCCTCCACTGCTCTACACAGCAAGCAccaggtcatcctccactgcCCTACACAGCAAGTAccaggtcatcctccactgctctacacagcaagtaccaggtcatcctccactgcTCTACACAACAAGCAccaggtcatcctccactgcCATGCACAACAAGCAccaggtcatcctccactgcCCTACACAGCAAGCAccaggtcatcctccactgcCCTATACAGCAAGTAccaggtcatcctccactgctctacacagcaagtaccaggtcatcctccactgcCCTACACAGCAAGTAccaggtcatcctccactgcCCTATACAGCATGCACCAG gtcatcctccactgcCCTACACAGCATGCAccag gtcatcctccactgctctacacagcaagtaccaggtcatcctccactgcCCTACACAGCAAGTAccaggtcatcctccactgcCCTATACAGCAAGTAccaggtcatcctccactgctctacacagcaagtaccaggtcatcctccactgcCCTACACAGCAAGCACCAAGTCATCCTCCACTGCTCTACACAACAAGCAccaggtcatcctccactgcCCTACACAGCATGCAccaggtcatcctccactgcCCTACACAGCATGCAccaggtcatcctccactgcCCTACACAGCATGCAccaggtcatcctccactgcCCTACACAGCAAGTACCAGGTCATCTTCCACTGCCCTACACAGCATGCACCAG gtcatcctccactgcCCTACACAGCATGCAccaggtcatcctccactgcCCTACACAGCATGCAccaggtcatcctccactgcCCTACACAGCATGCAccaggtcatcctccactgcCCTACACAGCAAGTACCAGGTCATCTTCCACTGCTCTACACAGCATGCAccaggtcatcctccactgcCCTACACAGCATGCACCAGGTCATCTTCCACTGTCCTACACAGCATGCAccaggtcatcctccactgctctacacagcaagttctgggcTAGCCCTAGACTAcctcagactctgtctcaaaagaaaaaaaaaaaggaactgctCCAACACGGCAGTGTGCTGCCCTATCTGTCTGGCTCATACCTGCTTCCTGACATTCAAGGCCTGTGCCTGA
- the LOC127690884 gene encoding uncharacterized protein LOC127690884 isoform X32 — translation MRSKYQVILHCSTHQVPGHPPLPCAASTRSSSTAMHSKYQVILHCHAQQVPGHPPLPYTASTRPSSTAMHSKYQVILHCSTHQVPGHPPLPYTASTRPSSTALHSKYQVILHCSTQHAPGHPPLLYTASTRSSSTALHSKYKVILHCSTQHAPGHPPLPYTASTRSSSTALHSKYQVILHCPTQQVPGHPPLPYTASTRSSSTALHSKHQVILHCPTQQVPGHPPLPYTASTRSSSTALHTKYQVILHCPTQQAPGHPPLLYTASTRSSSTAMHSKYQAILHCPTQQVPGHPPLLYTPSTRSSSTALHSMHQVILHCSTQQVPGHPPLPYTASTRSSSTALYSKHQVILHCSTQQAPGHPPLPYTASTKSSSTALHSKHQVILHCPTQQAPSHPPLLYTASTRSSSTALHSKYQVILHCSTQQVPGHPPLLYTTSTRSSSTAMHNKHQVILHCPTQQAPGHPPLPYTASTRSSSTALHSKYQVILHCPTQQVPGHPPLPYTACTRSSSTALHSMHQVILHCSTQQVPGHPPLPYTASTRSSSTALYSKYQVILHCSTQQVPGHPPLPYTASTKSSSTALHNKHQVILHCPTQHAPGHPPLPYTACTRSSSTALHSMHQVILHCPTQQVPGHLPLPYTACTRSSSTALHSMHQVILHCPTQHAPGHPPLPYTACTRSSSTALHSMHQVILHCPTQHAPGHLPLSYTACTRSSSTALHSKFWASPRLPQTLSQKKKKKELLQHGSVLPYLSGSYLLPDIQGLCLTEE, via the exons ATGCGCAGCAAGTAccaggtcatcctccactgcTCTACACACCAAGTAccaggtcatcctccactgcCATGCGCAGCAAGTAccaggtcatcctccactgcCATGCACAGCAAGTAccaggtcatcctccactgcCATGCACAGCAAGTAccaggtcatcctccactgcCCTACACAGCAAGTACCAGGCCATCCTCCACTGCCATGCACAGCAAATAccaggtcatcctccactgcTCTACACACCAAGTACCAGGCCATCCTCCACTGCCCTACACAGCAAGTACCAGGCCATCCTCCACTGCTCTACACAGCAAGTAccaggtcatcctccactgcTCTACACAGCATGCACCAGGCCATCCTCCACTGCTCTACACAGCAAGTAccaggtcatcctccactgcTCTACACAGCAAGTACAAGGTCATCCTCCACTGCTCTACACAGCATGCACCAG gtcatcctccactgcCCTACACAGCAAGTAccag gtcatcctccactgcCCTACACAGCAAGTAccaggtcatcctccactgcCCTACACAGCAAGTAccaggtcatcctccactgcCCTACACAGCAAGTAccaggtcatcctccactgcCCTACACAGCAAGCAccaggtcatcctccactgcCCTACACAGCAAGTAccaggtcatcctccactgcCCTACACAGCAAGTAccaggtcatcctccactgcTCTACACACCAAGTAccaggtcatcctccactgcCCTACACAGCAAGCAccaggtcatcctccactgctctacacagcaagtaccaggtcatcctccactgcCATGCACAGCAAGTACCAGGCCATCCTCCACTGCCCTACACAGCAAGTAccaggtcatcctccactgcTCTACACACCAAGTAccaggtcatcctccactgcCCTACACAGCATGCAccaggtcatcctccactgctctacacagcaagtaccaggtcatcctccactgcCCTACACAGCAAGCAccaggtcatcctccactgcCCTATACAGCAAACACCAGGTCATCCTTCACTGCTCTACACAGCAAGCAccaggtcatcctccactgcCCTACACAGCAAGCACCAAGTCATCCTCCACTGCTCTACACAGCAAGCAccaggtcatcctccactgcCCTACACAGCAAGCACCAAGTCATCCTCCACTGCTCTACACAGCAAGCAccaggtcatcctccactgcCCTACACAGCAAGTAccaggtcatcctccactgctctacacagcaagtaccaggtcatcctccactgcTCTACACAACAAGCAccaggtcatcctccactgcCATGCACAACAAGCAccaggtcatcctccactgcCCTACACAGCAAGCAccaggtcatcctccactgcCCTATACAGCAAGTAccaggtcatcctccactgctctacacagcaagtaccaggtcatcctccactgcCCTACACAGCAAGTAccaggtcatcctccactgcCCTATACAGCATGCACCAG gtcatcctccactgcCCTACACAGCATGCAccag gtcatcctccactgctctacacagcaagtaccaggtcatcctccactgcCCTACACAGCAAGTAccaggtcatcctccactgcCCTATACAGCAAGTAccaggtcatcctccactgctctacacagcaagtaccaggtcatcctccactgcCCTACACAGCAAGCACCAAGTCATCCTCCACTGCTCTACACAACAAGCAccaggtcatcctccactgcCCTACACAGCATGCAccaggtcatcctccactgcCCTACACAGCATGCAccaggtcatcctccactgcCCTACACAGCATGCAccaggtcatcctccactgcCCTACACAGCAAGTACCAGGTCATCTTCCACTGCCCTACACAGCATGCACCAG gtcatcctccactgcCCTACACAGCATGCAccaggtcatcctccactgcCCTACACAGCATGCAccaggtcatcctccactgcCCTACACAGCATGCAccag GTCATCTTCCACTGCTCTACACAGCATGCAccaggtcatcctccactgcCCTACACAGCATGCACCAGGTCATCTTCCACTGTCCTACACAGCATGCAccaggtcatcctccactgctctacacagcaagttctgggcTAGCCCTAGACTAcctcagactctgtctcaaaagaaaaaaaaaaaggaactgctCCAACACGGCAGTGTGCTGCCCTATCTGTCTGGCTCATACCTGCTTCCTGACATTCAAGGCCTGTGCCTGACTGAAGAGTGA
- the LOC127690884 gene encoding uncharacterized protein LOC127690884 isoform X8 — MRSKYQVILHCSTHQVPGHPPLPCAASTRSSSTAMHSKYQVILHCHAQQVPGHPPLPYTASTRPSSTAMHSKYQVILHCSTHQVPGHPPLPYTASTRPSSTALHSKYQVILHCSTQHAPGHPPLLYTASTRSSSTALHSKYKVILHCSTQHAPGHPPLPYTASTRSSSTALHSMHQVILHCPTQQVPGHPPLPYTASTRSSSTALHSKYQVILHCPTQQAPGHPPLPYTASTRSSSTALHSKYQVILHCSTHQVPGHPPLPYTASTRSSSTALHSKYQVILHCHAQQVPGHPPLPYTASTRSSSTALHTKYQVILHCPTQHAPGHPPLLYTASTRSSSTALHSKHQVILHCPIQQTPGHPSLLYTASTRSSSTALHSKHQVILHCSTQQAPGHPPLPYTASTKSSSTALHSKHQVILHCPTQQVPGHPPLLYTASTRSSSTALHNKHQVILHCHAQQAPGHPPLPYTASTRSSSTALYSKYQVILHCSTQQVPGHPPLPYTASTRSSSTALYSMHQVIFHCPTQQVPGHPPLPYTASTKSSSTALHNKHQVILHCPTQHAPGHPPLPYTACTRSSSTALHSMHQVIFHCPIQQVPGHPPLLYTTSTRSSSTALHSKHQVILHCPIQQVPGHPPLLYTASTRSSSTALHSKYQVILHCPIQQVPGHPPLLYTASTRSSSTALHSKHQVILHCSTQQAPGHPPLPYTACTRSSSTALHSMHQVILHCPTQHAPGHPPLPYTACTRSSSTALHSMHQVILHCPTQQVPGHLPLLYTACTRSSSTALHSMHQVIFHCPTQHAPGHPPLLYTASSGLALDYLRLCLKRKKKRNCSNTAVCCPICLAHTCFLTFKACA; from the exons ATGCGCAGCAAGTAccaggtcatcctccactgcTCTACACACCAAGTAccaggtcatcctccactgcCATGCGCAGCAAGTAccaggtcatcctccactgcCATGCACAGCAAGTAccaggtcatcctccactgcCATGCACAGCAAGTAccaggtcatcctccactgcCCTACACAGCAAGTACCAGGCCATCCTCCACTGCCATGCACAGCAAATAccaggtcatcctccactgcTCTACACACCAAGTACCAGGCCATCCTCCACTGCCCTACACAGCAAGTACCAGGCCATCCTCCACTGCTCTACACAGCAAGTAccaggtcatcctccactgcTCTACACAGCATGCACCAGGCCATCCTCCACTGCTCTACACAGCAAGTAccaggtcatcctccactgcTCTACACAGCAAGTACAAGGTCATCCTCCACTGCTCTACACAGCATGCACCAG gtcatcctccactgcCCTACACAGCAAGTAccaggtcatcctccactgcCCTACACAGCATGCAccaggtcatcctccactgcCCTACACAGCAAGTAccaggtcatcctccactgcCCTACACAGCAAGTAccaggtcatcctccactgcCCTACACAGCAAGTAccaggtcatcctccactgcCCTACACAGCAAGCAccaggtcatcctccactgcCCTACACAGCAAGTAccaggtcatcctccactgcCCTACACAGCAAGTAccaggtcatcctccactgcTCTACACACCAAGTAccaggtcatcctccactgcCCTACACAGCAAGCAccaggtcatcctccactgctctacacagcaagtaccaggtcatcctccactgcCATGCACAGCAAGTACCAGGCCATCCTCCACTGCCCTACACAGCAAGTAccaggtcatcctccactgcTCTACACACCAAGTAccaggtcatcctccactgcCCTACACAGCATGCAccaggtcatcctccactgctctacacagcaagtaccaggtcatcctccactgcCCTACACAGCAAGCAccaggtcatcctccactgcCCTATACAGCAAACACCAGGTCATCCTTCACTGCTCTACACAGCAAGCAccaggtcatcctccactgcCCTACACAGCAAGCACCAAGTCATCCTCCACTGCTCTACACAGCAAGCAccaggtcatcctccactgcCCTACACAGCAAGCACCAAGTCATCCTCCACTGCTCTACACAGCAAGCAccaggtcatcctccactgcCCTACACAGCAAGTAccaggtcatcctccactgctctacacagcaagtaccaggtcatcctccactgcTCTACACAACAAGCAccaggtcatcctccactgcCATGCACAACAAGCAccaggtcatcctccactgcCCTACACAGCAAGCAccaggtcatcctccactgcCCTATACAGCAAGTAccaggtcatcctccactgctctacacagcaagtaccaggtcatcctccactgcCCTACACAGCAAGTAccaggtcatcctccactgcCCTATACAGCATGCACCAGGTCATCTTCCACTGCCCTACACAGCAAGTAccaggtcatcctccactgcCCTACACAGCAAGCACCAAGTCATCCTCCACTGCTCTACACAACAAGCAccaggtcatcctccactgcCCTACACAGCATGCAccaggtcatcctccactgcCCTACACAGCATGCAccaggtcatcctccactgcCCTACACAGCATGCACCAGGTCATCTTCCACTGCCCTATACAGCAAGTAccaggtcatcctccactgcTCTACACAACAAGCAccaggtcatcctccactgcCCTACACAGCAAGCAccaggtcatcctccactgcCCTATACAGCAAGTAccaggtcatcctccactgctctacacagcaagtaccaggtcatcctccactgcCCTACACAGCAAGTAccaggtcatcctccactgcCCTATACAGCAAGTAccaggtcatcctccactgctctacacagcaagtaccaggtcatcctccactgcCCTACACAGCAAGCACCAAGTCATCCTCCACTGCTCTACACAACAAGCAccaggtcatcctccactgcCCTACACAGCATGCAccaggtcatcctccactgcCCTACACAGCATGCAccag gtcatcctccactgcCCTACACAGCATGCAccaggtcatcctccactgcCCTACACAGCATGCAccaggtcatcctccactgcCCTACACAGCATGCAccaggtcatcctccactgcCCTACACAGCAAGTACCAGGTCATCTTCCACTGCTCTACACAGCATGCAccaggtcatcctccactgcCCTACACAGCATGCACCAGGTCATCTTCCACTGTCCTACACAGCATGCAccaggtcatcctccactgctctacacagcaagttctgggcTAGCCCTAGACTAcctcagactctgtctcaaaagaaaaaaaaaaaggaactgctCCAACACGGCAGTGTGCTGCCCTATCTGTCTGGCTCATACCTGCTTCCTGACATTCAAGGCCTGTGCCTGA